One window of Trinickia caryophylli genomic DNA carries:
- the lpdA gene encoding dihydrolipoyl dehydrogenase, with protein MSLVEVKVPDIGDFKDVDVIEVNIKPGDVIEKEQSLLTLESDKASMEVPSDTAGTVKEVKIKAGDKVSQGMVIALVEAAEGAAAAKPAPAAAPAQPAAPAAPAAPAAPAAPTAQAASYAGGADIECDMLVLGAGPGGYSAAFRSADLGMKTVLVERYSTLGGVCLNVGCIPSKALLHTALITDEMAALASHGITFGAPQIDLDKLRAFKASVVNKLTTGLSGMAKARKVEVLTGVGAFVDPHHMRVQTEGGNKVVKFRQAIIAAGSQAVKLPFMPDDPRVVDSTGALELRQIPQRMLVIGGGIIGLEMATVYATLGAKIDVVEMLDGLMMGADRDLVKVWQKYSAKHFANVMLKTKTMSAEAKADGIHVTFEGEKAPAEPQRYDLVLVAVGRSPNGKKIGAENAGVRVTDRGFIEVDKQMRTNVPHIFAIGDIIGQPMLAHKAVHEGHVAAEAAHGEKAYFDAMQIPSVAYTDPEVAWAGKTEDQCKAEGIKYGKAVFPWVASGRAIANGRDEGFTKLIFDEATHRIIGGGIVGLNAGDLISEVCLAIEMGADATDIGRTIHPHPTLGESIGMAAELYEGVCTDLPPQKKK; from the coding sequence ATGAGTCTCGTCGAAGTAAAGGTGCCGGATATCGGCGACTTCAAGGACGTCGATGTCATCGAGGTCAACATCAAGCCGGGCGACGTCATCGAGAAAGAGCAGTCGCTCTTGACGCTCGAGTCGGACAAGGCGTCGATGGAAGTGCCGAGCGATACGGCCGGCACGGTGAAGGAAGTGAAGATCAAAGCCGGCGACAAGGTGTCGCAAGGCATGGTGATCGCGCTCGTCGAAGCCGCGGAAGGCGCGGCTGCGGCCAAGCCCGCGCCGGCTGCCGCACCTGCGCAGCCGGCGGCCCCCGCGGCCCCCGCGGCCCCCGCGGCACCGGCCGCCCCGACCGCGCAGGCGGCCAGCTACGCCGGCGGGGCGGACATCGAGTGCGACATGCTCGTGCTCGGCGCGGGTCCCGGCGGCTATTCGGCGGCTTTCCGCTCGGCCGACCTCGGCATGAAGACCGTGCTCGTCGAACGTTATTCGACGCTTGGCGGCGTGTGTCTGAACGTCGGCTGCATCCCATCGAAGGCGCTGCTGCACACGGCGCTCATTACCGATGAAATGGCTGCGCTCGCCTCGCACGGCATCACGTTCGGCGCGCCGCAGATCGATCTCGACAAGCTGCGCGCGTTCAAAGCGAGCGTCGTCAACAAATTGACGACGGGCCTCTCCGGCATGGCGAAGGCGCGCAAGGTCGAGGTGTTGACGGGCGTCGGCGCCTTCGTCGATCCGCATCACATGCGGGTGCAGACGGAGGGCGGGAACAAGGTCGTCAAGTTCAGGCAAGCGATCATCGCGGCAGGCTCTCAAGCGGTGAAGCTGCCGTTCATGCCCGACGACCCGCGCGTCGTCGATTCGACGGGCGCGCTCGAACTGCGCCAGATCCCGCAACGCATGCTCGTGATCGGCGGCGGCATCATCGGCCTGGAGATGGCGACGGTCTACGCGACGCTCGGCGCGAAGATCGACGTCGTCGAAATGCTCGACGGGTTGATGATGGGCGCTGACCGCGACCTCGTGAAGGTCTGGCAGAAGTACAGCGCCAAGCACTTCGCCAACGTCATGTTGAAGACGAAGACCATGTCGGCCGAGGCGAAGGCCGATGGCATCCATGTGACGTTCGAGGGCGAGAAGGCGCCGGCCGAGCCGCAGCGCTACGACCTCGTGCTCGTGGCGGTCGGCCGTAGTCCGAACGGCAAGAAGATCGGCGCCGAGAACGCGGGCGTGCGCGTCACCGATCGCGGCTTCATCGAGGTCGACAAGCAGATGCGTACCAACGTGCCGCATATCTTTGCGATCGGCGATATCATCGGCCAGCCGATGCTCGCCCATAAGGCCGTGCACGAAGGGCACGTCGCCGCCGAAGCGGCGCACGGCGAAAAGGCCTATTTCGACGCGATGCAGATTCCGTCGGTCGCCTATACCGATCCCGAGGTGGCCTGGGCCGGCAAGACCGAGGACCAGTGCAAGGCCGAAGGCATCAAGTATGGCAAGGCCGTGTTTCCGTGGGTGGCCTCGGGCCGGGCGATCGCCAACGGGCGCGACGAGGGCTTCACGAAGCTGATCTTCGACGAAGCGACGCACCGCATTATCGGCGGCGGGATTGTCGGCCTGAACGCCGGCGATCTCATCAGCGAGGTATGCCTCGCCATCGAGATGGGCGCCGATGCCACCGACATCGGGCGGACGATCCATCCGCACCCGACGCTCGGCGAATCGATCGGCATGGCCGCCGAGTTGTACGAAGGCGTTTGTACCGATCTGCCGCCGCAGAAAAAGAAGTAG
- a CDS encoding (Fe-S)-binding protein: MRVGLFVTCLVDLMRPEIGFSVIKLLERAGYEVVVPPAQTCCGQPAYNSGERGIARDLAEKMLREFEQFDYVVIPSGSCGGMVGVHYADLFRDDPELMGRYGNLRAKVYELTDFLVNVARLELPPGEFAGPVTYHDACSGLRELGVKKQPRTLLAQKGVAVAEMKGCEHCCGFGGTFALKYGNISTAIVDEKCANIREAGTGAVVLGDLGCMLNIEGRLRRTGDTTTRVLHIAEVLAQGL, from the coding sequence ATGCGAGTCGGATTGTTCGTCACGTGTCTCGTCGACCTCATGCGCCCGGAGATCGGGTTTTCGGTCATCAAACTGCTCGAGCGAGCCGGCTACGAAGTGGTCGTGCCGCCAGCCCAGACCTGTTGCGGCCAGCCGGCCTACAACTCGGGCGAGCGCGGCATCGCGCGCGATCTCGCCGAAAAAATGCTGCGCGAGTTCGAGCAATTCGACTACGTGGTCATACCGTCCGGCTCTTGCGGCGGCATGGTCGGCGTTCACTACGCGGATCTCTTTCGCGACGATCCCGAGCTCATGGGCCGATACGGCAATCTGCGCGCGAAGGTGTACGAGCTCACCGATTTTCTCGTCAACGTGGCGCGGCTCGAACTGCCGCCCGGCGAGTTCGCCGGCCCGGTCACCTATCACGACGCCTGCTCGGGCCTGCGCGAACTCGGCGTGAAGAAGCAGCCGCGCACCCTGCTCGCGCAAAAGGGCGTGGCGGTGGCAGAAATGAAGGGGTGCGAGCATTGCTGCGGTTTCGGCGGTACGTTCGCGCTCAAGTACGGCAATATCTCGACGGCCATCGTCGACGAAAAATGCGCGAACATCCGCGAGGCGGGTACCGGTGCCGTGGTGCTGGGCGATCTCGGCTGCATGCTGAACATCGAGGGGCGCCTGCGCCGCACGGGGGATACCACCACGCGCGTGCTCCATATCGCCGAAGTGCTCGCCCAAGGCCTTTGA
- a CDS encoding IclR family transcriptional regulator yields MSDTNQDSKTSIQVIERMMRLLDALADHSDPVSLKELALRTELHPSTAHRILNDMVTCRLVDRSDPGTYRLGMRLLELGNLVKARLSVRDAALMPMRELHRLTGQTVNLSVRQGDEIVYIERAYSERSGMQVVRAIGGRAPLHLTSVGKLFLAADEASRVRAYATRTGLSGHTQNSITDLSRLERELMQVRQQACARDNEELELGVRCIAAGIYDDSGKLVAGLSLSAPADRLQDAWLAHLSRTAFVISEALGYHPEAAAAQVDAVKARTA; encoded by the coding sequence ATGAGCGACACGAACCAGGACTCCAAGACGTCCATCCAGGTCATCGAGCGCATGATGCGGCTCCTCGACGCGCTGGCCGACCACAGCGATCCGGTCAGCCTGAAGGAGCTTGCGCTGCGTACGGAGCTCCACCCCTCGACGGCCCACCGCATCCTCAACGACATGGTGACCTGCCGGCTGGTTGACCGGTCGGATCCGGGCACCTACCGGCTCGGCATGCGGCTGCTCGAGCTCGGCAACCTCGTGAAAGCGCGGCTTTCGGTGCGCGATGCCGCGCTGATGCCGATGCGCGAACTGCACCGGCTCACCGGCCAAACCGTCAACCTCTCGGTACGGCAGGGCGACGAAATCGTCTATATCGAGCGCGCCTACTCGGAGCGCTCCGGCATGCAGGTGGTACGGGCGATCGGCGGCCGCGCGCCGCTGCATCTCACCTCCGTCGGCAAGCTTTTCCTCGCGGCGGACGAAGCCTCGCGCGTGCGCGCCTATGCCACGCGCACCGGGCTCTCGGGGCATACGCAAAACAGCATCACGGACCTCTCGCGCCTGGAGCGCGAACTCATGCAGGTTCGCCAGCAGGCATGCGCACGCGACAACGAAGAGCTCGAGCTCGGGGTGCGGTGCATTGCCGCGGGTATATACGACGACAGCGGCAAGCTCGTAGCCGGGCTGTCGCTTTCGGCGCCCGCGGACAGGCTCCAGGATGCCTGGCTCGCCCATCTGAGCCGCACGGCGTTCGTGATCTCGGAAGCACTCGGCTATCACCCCGAAGCGGCGGCCGCCCAGGTCGACGCAGTCAAGGCGCGAACTGCCTGA
- the aceF gene encoding dihydrolipoyllysine-residue acetyltransferase produces MSEAIEVKVPDIGDFKDIPVIDILVKAGDTVEKEQSLITLESDKATMDVPSPAAGTVKEVKVKQGDPVSEGTLIVILDGAAAASAAKPAQANGAAAPAQAATAQPAAAPAPATAAGGVQEIKVPDIGDFKDIPVIEVGVKVGDRVEKEQSLVTLESDKATMDVPSPAAGIVKDVKVKVGDTVSEGTLIVLLEAAGAAPAQAAPAAASEQKKVEPPIDSPRTEAAKPAPAQPSALAQAPLIPAGEGGVRRPSHASPSVRKFARELGVDVGQVQGTGPKGRITQDDVTAFVKGVMTGQRALAGAPAGTSATAGGGELNLLPWPKIDFTKFGPIEAKPLSRIKKISGANLHRNWVMIPHVTNNDEADITELEALRVQLNKENEKAGVKVTMLAFVIKAVVSALKKFPTFNASLDGDTLVFKQYYHVGFAADTPNGLVVPVIRDADRKGLIEIAKEMAELSRLAREGKLKPDQMQGGCFSISSLGGIGGTHFTPIINAPEVAILGLSRSAMKPVWDGKQFAPRLTLPLSLSYDHRVIDGAEAARFNAYLAALLADFRRVIL; encoded by the coding sequence ATGAGTGAAGCGATCGAAGTCAAGGTGCCGGACATCGGCGATTTCAAGGACATCCCCGTCATCGACATCCTCGTGAAAGCGGGCGATACGGTCGAGAAGGAGCAGTCCCTCATCACGCTCGAGTCGGACAAGGCGACGATGGACGTGCCGAGCCCCGCGGCCGGCACGGTCAAGGAAGTGAAAGTGAAGCAGGGCGATCCGGTGTCGGAAGGCACGCTGATCGTCATTCTCGACGGCGCGGCCGCGGCGAGCGCGGCCAAGCCCGCCCAGGCGAACGGCGCGGCCGCGCCGGCGCAGGCCGCCACGGCTCAGCCGGCCGCGGCTCCCGCCCCCGCGACAGCTGCCGGCGGTGTGCAGGAGATCAAGGTCCCGGACATCGGCGACTTCAAGGATATTCCGGTCATCGAAGTGGGCGTGAAGGTGGGCGATCGCGTCGAGAAGGAGCAGTCGCTCGTCACGCTGGAGTCGGACAAGGCCACGATGGACGTGCCGAGCCCCGCGGCCGGTATCGTCAAGGACGTGAAGGTGAAGGTGGGCGACACGGTTTCCGAGGGCACGCTGATCGTGCTGCTCGAGGCTGCGGGCGCGGCACCCGCGCAAGCGGCGCCGGCCGCGGCGTCCGAGCAGAAGAAGGTCGAGCCGCCGATCGATTCGCCGCGCACGGAAGCGGCGAAGCCCGCGCCGGCCCAGCCGTCCGCGCTCGCGCAGGCGCCGTTGATCCCGGCGGGCGAGGGCGGTGTGCGCCGGCCGAGTCATGCGTCGCCGTCGGTGCGCAAGTTCGCGCGCGAGCTCGGCGTCGATGTTGGGCAGGTGCAGGGTACCGGACCCAAGGGCCGAATCACGCAGGACGACGTCACCGCGTTCGTGAAGGGCGTGATGACGGGCCAGCGCGCGCTGGCGGGTGCCCCGGCCGGTACGTCCGCGACGGCGGGCGGCGGCGAGCTGAACCTGTTGCCCTGGCCGAAGATCGACTTCACGAAGTTCGGCCCGATCGAAGCGAAGCCGCTCTCGCGCATCAAGAAGATCTCCGGCGCGAACCTGCATCGCAACTGGGTGATGATCCCGCACGTCACGAACAACGACGAAGCCGACATCACCGAGCTCGAAGCGCTGCGCGTGCAACTGAACAAGGAAAACGAGAAGGCGGGCGTCAAGGTCACGATGCTGGCGTTCGTGATCAAGGCCGTCGTCTCGGCGCTGAAGAAATTCCCGACGTTCAACGCGAGCCTGGACGGCGACACGCTCGTCTTCAAGCAGTACTACCACGTAGGCTTCGCCGCGGACACGCCGAACGGTCTCGTCGTCCCGGTCATTCGCGATGCCGACAGGAAGGGCCTCATCGAGATCGCCAAGGAAATGGCCGAGCTCTCCAGGCTCGCGCGCGAGGGCAAGCTGAAGCCCGACCAGATGCAAGGCGGCTGCTTTTCGATCTCGTCGCTCGGCGGCATCGGCGGCACGCATTTCACGCCGATCATCAACGCCCCCGAAGTGGCCATCCTCGGCCTGTCGAGAAGCGCGATGAAGCCGGTGTGGGACGGCAAACAGTTTGCGCCGCGCCTCACGCTGCCGCTGTCGCTGTCGTATGACCACCGCGTCATCGACGGCGCCGAGGCCGCACGCTTCAATGCCTATCTCGCCGCGCTGCTCGCCGACTTCCGGCGTGTGATCCTGTGA
- the pbpG gene encoding D-alanyl-D-alanine endopeptidase has protein sequence MKTALFSSLKVRHGVALARVVSVTASMLAAAIFAAPAGALAASSTTDSASGKSAVTKKAQKSTKKASAKQAVRAEKTAAITEERSRKKRVTYTVRGRHGHNGVRKVAFAPRSPVAGQPFGLQDSPEGLVLRSNVAYVVDQNSAEALFDKNSRAVVPIASITKLMTAMVVLDANLPLTDQLEVTDADRDYEKHTGSRLAVGSVLSREDMLHIALMASENRAAAALSRYYPGGRDAFIAAMNAKARTLGMTDTHFENPTGLTSRNVSTARDLVKMVDAAYQYPLIRRFSTDRSYTVDTGRRELAYNSTNALVRNSSWEIGLQKTGFINEAGECLVMQATIQNRPIIMVLLDSAGKYSRFADAARLRTWIDNGGGERITSADAGGRGT, from the coding sequence ATGAAAACCGCACTGTTTTCGTCGCTCAAAGTGAGGCACGGCGTGGCGCTTGCGAGAGTCGTCTCGGTTACTGCTTCCATGCTTGCTGCCGCGATTTTCGCGGCACCCGCTGGCGCGCTCGCCGCGTCAAGCACGACCGATTCGGCTTCGGGCAAGTCTGCCGTCACTAAAAAAGCGCAAAAATCCACGAAGAAAGCCTCCGCCAAGCAAGCTGTTCGAGCGGAGAAAACAGCAGCCATCACCGAAGAGCGTTCGCGCAAGAAGCGCGTGACCTACACGGTGCGTGGCCGCCATGGCCACAATGGCGTGCGCAAGGTCGCCTTCGCGCCGCGCTCGCCCGTTGCCGGGCAGCCGTTTGGTCTGCAGGACAGCCCCGAAGGGCTGGTGCTGCGTTCCAACGTCGCCTATGTGGTCGATCAGAACAGCGCTGAGGCGCTGTTCGACAAGAACTCGCGCGCCGTGGTGCCGATCGCCTCGATTACGAAGCTGATGACGGCCATGGTCGTGCTCGACGCGAATCTGCCGCTCACCGACCAACTCGAGGTGACCGACGCCGATCGCGACTACGAGAAGCACACGGGCTCGCGCCTGGCCGTCGGTTCGGTACTGTCACGCGAAGATATGCTGCACATCGCGCTCATGGCCTCTGAAAATCGGGCGGCGGCTGCGCTCTCGCGGTACTACCCGGGCGGCCGCGACGCGTTCATCGCGGCAATGAATGCCAAGGCCCGCACGCTTGGCATGACCGACACGCATTTCGAAAACCCGACGGGCCTCACGAGCCGCAACGTCTCTACTGCACGGGATCTCGTGAAGATGGTCGATGCGGCCTATCAGTATCCGCTGATCCGCCGGTTCTCGACCGATCGCAGCTACACGGTGGATACAGGCCGGCGCGAACTTGCCTATAACAGCACGAATGCGCTCGTGCGCAACTCGAGTTGGGAGATCGGCCTGCAGAAGACAGGTTTCATCAACGAAGCGGGCGAGTGCCTCGTCATGCAGGCCACGATCCAGAATCGGCCGATCATCATGGTACTGCTCGATTCCGCGGGCAAGTATTCGCGCTTTGCCGACGCGGCGCGCCTGCGCACGTGGATCGACAATGGCGGCGGCGAGCGTATTACGAGTGCGGACGCCGGCGGCCGCGGCACCTGA
- a CDS encoding phasin family protein encodes MTLLTPEQFAAAQKANLEALFGLTNKAFEGIEKLVELNLQVVKSTIAESQENAQRALSVKDAQELLALQASLSQPVAEKVLSYGRHLYEIASATQAEFARVAEAQYEEQNRKVQALVDNVAKNAPAGSETAVAVMKSAITAANTTYETVHKATKQAVEIAESNFNAAATAATKAAQQAATQASRAAAKKPAA; translated from the coding sequence ATGACTCTGCTGACACCTGAGCAATTCGCCGCAGCACAGAAAGCCAACCTCGAAGCGCTCTTCGGTCTGACGAACAAGGCGTTCGAAGGCATCGAAAAGCTCGTGGAGCTGAACCTGCAAGTCGTCAAGTCGACGATCGCGGAAAGCCAGGAAAACGCACAACGTGCGCTGTCGGTGAAAGACGCGCAAGAGCTGCTCGCGCTGCAAGCCAGCCTCTCGCAGCCCGTCGCGGAAAAGGTTCTGTCGTATGGCCGCCATCTGTACGAGATCGCGTCGGCCACGCAAGCTGAATTCGCCCGTGTGGCCGAAGCCCAGTACGAAGAGCAGAACCGCAAGGTACAAGCGCTTGTCGACAACGTCGCCAAGAATGCGCCTGCCGGCTCGGAAACGGCCGTCGCCGTGATGAAGTCGGCGATCACCGCCGCCAACACGACCTACGAAACGGTCCACAAGGCCACGAAGCAAGCGGTCGAGATCGCCGAGAGCAACTTCAACGCCGCCGCCACGGCCGCAACGAAGGCCGCTCAGCAGGCAGCGACGCAAGCTTCGCGCGCGGCTGCCAAGAAGCCGGCTGCCTGA
- the aceE gene encoding pyruvate dehydrogenase (acetyl-transferring), homodimeric type produces MSAVPDEVMKYVAAERDDDPQETGEWLEALEGVLSTVGPERAHYLIEKQIEFARVHGEHLPFSANTPYINTIPVSGQAKIPGDQDIEHRIRSYTRWNAIAMVLRAGKHTNVGGHIASFASAATLYDVGFNHFWHAPSDKHGGDLVFVQGHSSPGIYSRAFLLGRLTEKQLDNFRQEVGGEGISSYPHPWLMPDFWQFPTVSMGLGPIMAIYQARFMKYLHARGVANTQGRKVWAFLGDGETDEPESLGAIGMAGRERLDNLVFVINCNLQRLDGPVRGNGKIIQELESEFRGAGWNVIKVIWGSRWDALFARDKTGALMRRMMEVVDGEYQTYKSESGAYVREHFFNTPELKALVADWSDEDIWNLNRGGHDPHKIYAAFQAATQAKGQPTVILAKTIKGYGMGEAGQAMNITHQQKKMQVDQLKVFRDQFRLPISDDDIVNVPYLTFEEGSKELEYMRARRQELGGYLPARRQKAESLPVPALAAFEPLLKGTGEGREISTTMAFVRILNILLKDKALGKRVVPIVPDESRTFGMEGLFRQIGIWNQDGQKYVPEDSDQLMFYKESETGQILQEGINEAGGMCDWIAAATSYSTHGEIMVPFYVFYSMFGLQRIGDLVWAAGDMRSRGFLLGGTAGRTTLNGEGLQHEDGHSLLWASSVPNCVNYDPTFGYELAVIMQDGLRRMVQEQEDVFYYITVMNENYEHPAIPQGEHVAEHIIKGMYSLKKADAAAKAPRVQLMGAGTILNEVIAAADLLKNDWGVEADLWSVPSFTELAREGQAVSRWNLLHPSEPRKLSHVETLLKDAQGPVIASTDYVRALAEQIRGYVPQRYVVLGTDGFGRSDTREKLRHFFEVDRYWVTVAALNALADEGTVERKLVADALAKYQLDPNKPNPMTV; encoded by the coding sequence ATGTCCGCTGTGCCCGACGAAGTCATGAAATATGTCGCCGCCGAAAGAGACGACGATCCCCAGGAAACCGGCGAATGGCTCGAGGCACTCGAAGGCGTGCTGTCGACGGTGGGTCCCGAGCGCGCGCACTACCTGATCGAAAAGCAGATCGAATTCGCGCGCGTGCACGGCGAGCATCTGCCCTTCTCGGCGAACACTCCGTACATCAACACGATCCCGGTGTCGGGTCAGGCCAAGATCCCGGGCGACCAGGACATCGAGCACCGTATCCGCTCGTACACGCGCTGGAACGCGATCGCGATGGTGCTGCGCGCGGGCAAGCATACGAACGTCGGCGGCCACATCGCTTCGTTCGCGTCGGCTGCCACGCTCTACGACGTCGGCTTCAATCACTTTTGGCATGCGCCGTCGGACAAGCACGGCGGCGATCTCGTCTTCGTGCAGGGCCACTCGTCGCCGGGCATCTACTCGCGCGCGTTCCTGCTCGGCCGCCTGACGGAAAAGCAACTCGACAACTTCCGCCAGGAAGTGGGCGGCGAGGGCATTTCCTCGTATCCGCATCCGTGGCTGATGCCCGATTTCTGGCAGTTTCCGACCGTCTCCATGGGCCTCGGCCCGATCATGGCGATCTACCAGGCGCGGTTCATGAAGTACCTGCACGCGCGCGGTGTCGCGAACACGCAGGGCCGCAAGGTCTGGGCATTCCTCGGCGACGGCGAGACCGACGAGCCGGAATCGCTCGGCGCGATCGGCATGGCCGGCCGCGAGCGGCTCGACAACCTCGTGTTCGTCATCAACTGCAACCTGCAGCGTCTCGACGGCCCGGTGCGCGGTAACGGCAAGATCATCCAGGAACTGGAGTCGGAGTTCCGCGGTGCCGGCTGGAACGTGATCAAGGTCATCTGGGGCAGCCGCTGGGATGCGCTCTTCGCGCGCGACAAGACGGGTGCGCTGATGCGCCGCATGATGGAGGTGGTTGACGGCGAGTACCAGACGTACAAGTCGGAGTCGGGCGCCTACGTGCGCGAGCACTTCTTCAATACGCCCGAGCTGAAGGCGCTCGTCGCCGACTGGTCGGACGAGGACATCTGGAATCTGAACCGCGGCGGCCACGATCCGCACAAGATCTACGCAGCGTTCCAGGCAGCCACGCAGGCCAAGGGCCAGCCGACCGTCATCCTCGCGAAGACGATCAAGGGCTACGGCATGGGCGAGGCGGGCCAGGCGATGAACATCACCCATCAGCAAAAGAAGATGCAGGTGGATCAGCTGAAGGTGTTCCGCGACCAGTTCCGCCTGCCGATTTCCGACGACGATATCGTCAACGTGCCGTACCTGACGTTCGAGGAAGGCTCGAAGGAACTCGAGTACATGCGCGCGCGCCGCCAGGAGCTCGGCGGCTATCTGCCGGCGCGGCGCCAGAAAGCCGAGTCGCTGCCGGTGCCGGCGCTGGCGGCGTTCGAGCCGCTGCTCAAGGGCACGGGCGAGGGCCGTGAGATCTCCACGACGATGGCGTTCGTGCGGATCCTCAACATCCTGCTGAAGGACAAGGCGCTCGGCAAGCGCGTGGTGCCGATCGTGCCCGACGAATCGCGTACGTTCGGCATGGAAGGTCTCTTCCGCCAGATCGGTATCTGGAACCAGGACGGCCAGAAGTACGTGCCGGAAGATTCCGACCAGTTGATGTTCTACAAGGAATCCGAGACGGGCCAGATCCTGCAGGAAGGCATCAACGAAGCCGGCGGCATGTGCGACTGGATCGCGGCCGCGACGTCGTACTCGACGCACGGCGAAATCATGGTGCCGTTCTACGTCTTCTATTCGATGTTCGGCCTGCAGCGCATCGGCGATCTGGTCTGGGCCGCCGGCGACATGCGCTCGCGCGGCTTCCTGCTTGGCGGCACGGCGGGCCGTACGACGCTCAACGGCGAGGGTCTGCAGCACGAGGACGGCCATTCGCTGCTGTGGGCGTCGTCGGTGCCGAACTGCGTCAACTACGACCCCACGTTCGGTTACGAACTCGCCGTCATCATGCAGGACGGCCTGCGCCGCATGGTGCAGGAGCAGGAGGACGTGTTCTACTACATCACGGTGATGAACGAGAACTACGAGCACCCCGCGATCCCGCAGGGCGAGCACGTGGCCGAGCACATCATCAAGGGGATGTACTCGTTGAAGAAGGCGGACGCCGCCGCCAAGGCGCCGCGCGTACAACTCATGGGGGCGGGCACGATTCTCAATGAAGTGATCGCGGCCGCCGACCTGCTCAAGAACGACTGGGGCGTCGAAGCCGACCTTTGGAGCGTGCCGAGCTTCACCGAGCTTGCTCGCGAAGGCCAGGCCGTTTCGCGCTGGAATCTGCTGCATCCGAGCGAGCCGCGCAAGCTGTCGCACGTCGAGACGCTGCTGAAGGACGCGCAAGGCCCCGTGATCGCCTCGACCGACTACGTGCGCGCCCTTGCGGAGCAGATCCGCGGCTACGTGCCGCAACGCTATGTCGTGCTCGGTACCGATGGCTTCGGCCGTTCGGATACGCGAGAAAAGCTGCGCCACTTCTTCGAAGTCGATCGTTACTGGGTCACCGTGGCGGCGCTCAACGCGTTGGCCGACGAGGGCACGGTCGAGCGCAAGCTCGTCGCCGACGCGCTGGCCAAGTACCAGCTCGACCCGAACAAACCCAACCCGATGACCGTTTAA